From the genome of Daphnia pulex isolate KAP4 chromosome 12, ASM2113471v1:
TTGTCTTggatagtagtagtagctggCTGCTGGCCGATCGCCCGCCGGGACTATCTGGCCAGCAGTTGCGTAGCTCCTGGATATGTCCAGCATTTCATCAACAGAGtctgaagagaaagaaagaaatagagtCTATAGACCTGTGGATTGGCCGCCCCCCGTCTGGCGTGCTAGTgtgctggttgttgttgccccAACTGCAGAGACTCATCATCACGTCAATAACATTAGACAAGAGCCAACTTCTTATTAAACATCGATTAGGgctgcagcaacagcagcagggtCGGCTCCTATTGCGAGCCGCTCGGTAAATAGTCGTGGCCGCCAGATGAGAGCCGGAACCCTCATAACCGACGTCATTTCCTGTGTGTGCACTGCAAtctctcctccttctctctctctctctgttcaagtttgttgatttatttacaGTCGAGAGTTGGGATGGACTAGGTAGTCGGCGGTGgtacaacaacatcaacaacaacaactcgaaagaaaaaagagtgacGAGATAGAAAGATGGGGGGTGGAGTGAATCATGCTTATCCGGcggcgttttttcttttttagaaaaatcaaaattctatTTCATCTCACAGTAATTCTCATCTCCAAAAaggaaatctctttttctttttctctggttATTTTGTCGACGTCACGATTGGCCATTggtcgtttgtgtgtgttcgtgAACACAAAATTTGTGACGTTCAAAAGACGCATTcacgcatttttttttgggcccGGCAGCCAGCAAAAAGCCGCGCGGCagacttgtgtgtgtcgtttgGATATTTTGAATCGTTTTGGCATGTGAAATAAGGTCCCGTCCGTTTGACGACGGAAGAATAGAGGCGaatcgacttttttctttggtgggCGGCGGGCTGAGATCATTGGGTCGATGCCGTCGTCCCCTTTTGTCGAGTCTCGGGACGACTATCGGCAATTGCACGTGGAACGATGACGGCGCAGACATTGGTGAAATGGCCATCGACCGGCAAACggcaaacgaaaaaatcgGGGACGGATCGAACAATAATCGAATGACGAATGCCAATGAGTTGACGCCGGGTCACGGCATGATGCCGCTCGTCATCCTGAGCTCCTTGTCAAGTCGCTGGCCGGCCCAGGAGGTTATTCCTTGCCACAGCGAAAACAACCCAAACCCAGTCTCAGTGGATTTATGGTAGTGCTGACCCTTGAATTCCACCATTtgtcgtcttctttttcttggccaCTTTTGACTGTGTATGGAGACCGCACCGCTCGACGTTGGCCaaagtcatttgtttttcttgttgtcttGTCGTTGTAAACGCACCACCAACATCTATGACACGCAGGGccagcaacaaacaaacaaacaaacgctGACGCCTCTGCCCAAAACTCGCCCGCCGCTGTGGAcggacaagacaaaaaaaaagaaacggggcGCGGACGCCCAGGTGTGGCCGTGTGTCGGCGTCTATTGCAGTagccaaagagaaaaataaaaataaaaagagttgTGAATGTGCACTGGGAAAATCTTTTGACTCGCCTGGCCCGTCATATAAAGTGGAGGGGGGGAAACAGCGAAACCAGAAAAGACAATAAGACAAATCGCTTTTGAATGTGTGTGACATTacgaataagagagagagaaatagagaaaaactGGCTGGCTGCATCAGTCGCTTTTTGATATCAGCTCAGAGATGAAAACAAACTGATTGCACAGGTTTCCACAGTTGCAGTAGACGATGCCTGGACCTGATTATTTTATGATTGCGAGACAACTGTCAGACCGCCCGGCTATGgccattttttgtgtttgtgtgtgtcccacGTCAGAGAGACCCAGTAACTTtttcgttctcttttctttaaagcgaaacacattttttgctGGGCCAAATGACTCATCCATCATTCGCCGGCGCCGTGAATTTTGGCTAGGCAACTCGGACaccaaatgttgttgttgttgttgttgttctttgcTGGTTGTTCATCCTCCGCTTCGATCAATTGATGGAACGATTTTTGAATGTcgaatcaagtcaaaactttgtttttttttttctttggagaTTTTCGGGAGGTTGTTGAACTTTGTGCCTCGGCTGATGTGGTTGTACAACTACCACACGACGTACAGTATGTGTACGGGTCGAAAGAcaccaattctttttttcctctttctacCTCTTGCCTGTTGCTTTCTCCTCTTCAGAGTTAAATCTTTGGATGGGTAGTCTCTTCTTGTTTATTTGAATgctgaaatttgaatgataaCTCGTATCCATCATCCGACGCTGATGGCGAAACGGATAGAACCCAGTTGGTAGTTGTAGGCCATCGCCAGCTATAAGACACCACGACGATTTGATCTCATGCATGAAATTGGTGTTTGGTGGTAGTCGAAGAAAGAAATCCAAAATCACCAAGGTGTCGGAGAGAATAAAGAGGCCaagaattcaaacaaaaaaagaaaagaaaagaaaagaagactaCGGTAATTCATTTCTCAGTAGCAGCTcctcttttggcttttctttttcgatgaaTATCTCAGCATCAAGTCAATTCCGGCCATCCACCACCACTCATGggtgtgctgttgttgttactgTTGTTCGCTTCAGGATAACGACGTGTATACTTTTGATCGTTTGGCCTCCTCCCGTCACACGCAACCGACGGCTGCTGTTGCCGCCTGCCTCTAATGCGCAGAAATGCCAATCGCCTTTTAGAATAGAAAAACTCGTCTTGACACAACCCGTCCGGCACGAGCGCCGGGCACCCACGTCGGATCGGGTTGTCTTCGTCGTAGTTTTCGTCGTCGGTTTGGGATATCTGTTGATCGAGTGCGAGAGACGGGAATTGGCCGcggggatgattatgatgacgtTGTTTTTCAGATGGGcatttctctgctgctgctgggcgatgTGATCAAAGTGGGCCGGAAAACTCTGCTGCGCCCAAGCCCCTTATTCATTTGGCGGCACCTCCCTAGTTCGTAGTCCGTAGTGTAGTAATGATCACATAGTCTTGTATACTCTGTATATACTCTGTATAGTGCAGTTGGGTAAAAAGGTGGAATCGCATTAAGCTGCCAGACCCCCCGGGGTAATGGGCTGTACTATACAATACaccgaaataaaagaaatgaggggggtaaaacaacaaaacaaaaccacaAAAGTattaagtaaagtaaattAGAGTatcgcaaaaataaaaagagctgCACGTTGGAAATCGAATTAGACCGTACTACACGTATTCACTTATTTCTAGTTACACCTCTCGGCCGTTGAGGAGATGATTGCGTTACCTCAGCAGGAGGAGGTCGCCATTTGGAGAATAGGCCAAACCAACACGGAAAGGGAAATTTGTTTATTCTCTTATATTCGCCacataaaaacaataataaatcatcatcatcgtaaTGCAGTTTGCGGTGAGTGCAGCAGCTGGGCAGGGCGAATTCCACCCACTCTGGCCATTTGTCTCTGCAgagttttgacattttctttctgggtATTTCATTAGTAGTCGTCATCGGTTGAGCAGCGATGACAGACGAGAATTCCAATCATCTTTCGATTTCATTTAGTCGAATCATTTTCCCCTCCGCAGTAATGCCGTGAATGTCGCTCTGCTCAGGCCGCCGTGGAATCCCTGGCCCAATCAATTTTCCCTCGACTGTTCCAATTCGATGGCCATGACCAAAAAGGCCGCGATCGACTCCGAcgagcctctctctctattcttctcCTCCGACTAATAACACGACTAATCACTGCCCTCGAGTCTATTTCACCGAtttatgatgaaaaaaaaatgaaaaatggaaaaactgGGCGAacgaaaggaaatgaatttcacTGGCCTGGCGTTGTGGCGTGTGTGCCAGTTTGACGGGAGAAGGGATGGATGGAATTTtggttaaaaagaaattccattgGCGCTCAGCACTCTCCATCCGGGTCTTTCTCCTTTAGAATTTTgttctttaccttttttaccttttttcttctgctcaCGCACACGCACACTGAGCACTGCACACGCACGCCGACTTTATTTGTGAAGGCGAAACCCCCCTCCGTCGAATCCCCTGGCCTTTTCTTCACGGGATGGAATTAGGAATTAGCATTTTCGTGTCAGCCTCGgtacctttttcttcttctttttggctcattttttcgttggggggagaataaaagaagagacgaccgcaaagaaaagaatgaaaaagagcCTTACTCTAGTCGTTATTTCAGTCGTAGTAGGTACCACTCAATTTCCTCGACGGTGAGAAAAGTGCAGTGAGACACGAGCAGGACAACCGACGACCATTTCGATCGGTTCATAATAATATTCGGGTTGGGTTCTGTTACGCGTTTGCCCATTTCCAAATCAATCACACACAATTTTCATCCTCATcgaaattttcaacatttttcttcattccatttttagaaagttctttttttagaagtgGGTTTGCCGTGTTGGGTCAGAGCTGGGCAatgggctggctggctggccggcGGTGCATTATGCCGATGCGATAATAATAGTGTGAACTCACACACAAAGGgggtctttttcttcttcttctttcttgttgtgtttttATGGCCGTGTTTTACAACGCGACGACACAGTGAGAAGGACGAGTCGACTTGGTGGTGCGAGTCATAAAAATCTTGGCGATAGTTTGAAAATGGCAACGGCTTTTTAATCAGGGAATAAATTCCATCCGATGGAAAATGAGCCAGCACCGCTCAGTTGAGACTTGACTGCAATCATAACACaagtcttttaaaaatcgatttcatttcatcgCCCAGTCGCCCagccataaaagaaaacacacacacacagccaaaaGTCTATTTGCATATCGTTTCATCGCCGCATTTTtgctcctttttatttttctttttacatttccaaTATTTGATCAACACTCTTTTAATATTGATTTGATggcattttcttgttttttcttcttctctccaaaGGTAAATTGGTGCCGTTCGTGGAATTGACGGTGGCCCACGCCTCGGTGTTGACTATCTTGGCCATCTCCTTCGAGCGCTACTACGTCATCACCCGTCCGCTGAGGGCCGGCTACACTTGCACCCGCATGAGAGCCCTTTTCATCATCCTGGCCATTTGGGTCCTCGGATGCATCACCTCCaggtaaaaacaacaaacaaaattcggTAGAATTCGGCTTTCCCTATGCTCCGACTTTGTTTGTCTTCACGTCCATTAAACAACTGCGAACGTCGTTCACACCCACCGGTCGAGAAAGGGGGGAGCACTGGGTATATAACCATTTATTaactttattttgtgtgtgtgcctggCCATCGCGGGACTCtttgtttcctcctttttgttgaattgtgtaaacaaaatcaaaatgaatggAGAGAGATGACGCATGGCGCCATCAGCTGTTGAATTTTTCCCAATCAAAAGTCATAATGGTGGGTGGGAGGGGCTTCACGACCGATACATCACCGGacgaaacttttctttttattttttgaattttttttgttggcgcCGTGAGTCGCTGGGCAATTTTCAGCGTCCGTGTTTTCCCGTTTtgattagaaaaatttaatttgaaaagaatgaGGAAAGTTTGTGAGTTGTTATCCCGgtacaaaggaaaaaaggtcGTGAGGAGAACGGGCGCAACCCCTCACcaccatttctctctctccttttgaaATGGCGTAGGAGTTGACGACCGTCGTACATTCATCACGTTGCATCCCATTCGgatgttttccccttttcgtCGTCTTTGACTTTTCGTTGGCGCCGGGCACCGGCCAAAAGAGCGGGACCACTCGAATCATCTTCCCAGTGggttttttctgttgtgttgCCCGGACGATTAGATGGACGGCATGTGGACGGACGGTCGAAACAGACCATCATCATtacgttgatgatgatgatcattAACTCTGCAATCTTACCTGTCCTCTAGGAGGGGGCAGGGGAGTCGTCATTAGAGGAGCCGGCCCGGAGAGACGGGCAACCCGTCAACTTTTTGACTCTCGTTcgccttcatcttcttctcctctttggtttttttgacGTTCCGAAAAAGTCAGTCGGCGGTTGGCCATTTTTTATCCCGCGGTCGCCGTCATCTTCTTGGCGCCCTGGACGCACAaattcctttcccttttttctttttcatttttcttctgttttcttgTGCGTCTCGTCAAAGGCTTTTGATTGATGGCATTTGGCTGTGACTTTGGGTTGGCGACCACGCCCTAAAAGGTGGGAAATGATTGACGTTCCGTCGATATCGTGCCGCTACTCGTTTGTGTGTCCAGGGTCCAGTCATCAACCCAAACTCAAAGGGGGAGTGAAGGGGTGGCAaacgaaaaacttttttggctGCGGTTGGCGAAAGAACTGCCTAACGAACGGACGGACGAGATGACGTCAAACGAGATTGAAGCGTCTCTCTTTTCGGCttgatcttcttcttatcaGTTACAGGACAACTTTTGAAGGAGGCGACGTGAACGCAGGGGGAGAGAGACCTTGATTCGTAAATCACTTTACGGTCTCATCCAGCATTGGCCCAGCACCCTGAGGGCTGCTGCCCAGATGCCGCCGTGTGCGTCTCGTGAGTCGGCCAACGTTTGACAGTCgccaatttgaattgttgacgtgccaaaaatttcaaaaactgcCCACCCgttttggcttcttttttcaatttgttaaaTGCGCAGTGAGTGAGACCCCAGGTCCAGTCGAGAGCCACAGGAGCAATTTGAGTGGCTGCTGgtgatttccttcttttgctCGGCGGTGGTCATCGCGTCGGCGCCAGATGGAACCCGCCAGAGACTCACCCCAATGTCATTGCGTTTTCTCGACAATTCACcggcaatttatttcttctttccatttctatttttttgatCGGATGAAAAACAAGACGCCAAAATGTCTTGGCCCCATGAACTGGCGAGTCATGTTTCACACACTATACGCCGGCCCATTATGATTCCTCACGTGATTTATTCCTGTTCAAATTGAACTGCCAAGCCGACGGCGTTGAAAACAGTGGCCGACAGCAGCTACTGCCACTGCATCCGGCATccattgagagagagagaggggggggggtatggCCAAAGAGAGTGTTGTATAGTCGCCCGACTAGTATAGTGAGAGTGTTGGTGGTTGTTATTGGGGTGGCGGATATGTGGATATTCCCCCCaccggctcttttttttattccgtgcGTGTGTGTCGATATCCATCGACGACTAGGACGATGTTTATACTCGACTCGGACTGGATTCGCTTTCGGCTGTTTTGGCTCTTTTTGGCTCATGGCGTCGTGTGTGGGCTGGGCTCAGATGGCGGCCGCCCAGCGCTCTATccgtacagcagcagcaggggggGTCATTCCGAGCGGAACGTGATGAAACTACTCCACGAGCTACTCCACTACTACCGACTACTTAACCGATCCCGTGTTGAGGATTTCGTCGGGCTGGGCTGGGTTGGGTTGGGGTGaaacctttttcatttctttttgtttgttgtttttcctatttctttcttcatatTCTCTTACCTCATTGCAGTCCCATGTTGTTCCTGGCCAACTATTTGGAAGCCGACGAGAACACGGCAGGATCGTCTGCCGGCTGCGTGACGCAGGCCAACACGTTCTGGTCGGTTTTCTACTACATCGCCGCCAtttgcctcttcttcttgttgccCTTGATCGTCCTCGTCCTCATCTACTCCGTCATCGCCCGTCACTTGGTCGCCGATCCCTGCACCGCCTCCAATCATCGCATCCAGGTGAAATTctctttctcccatttttcgtttttttcttgactgGCAACGGATGGCAACTGGCGCAGCCCACACGCGGCGCAAACGTCGTTGACATTCATCGGCGGCCAAAACGGCCGTGCCGCCAAACGGGcctaaaaaagagaaaaggaaactgACCTGCTGTTTACAACCTggatggaattttttattgtggtCGAGTCGTGGGTCGGATATCAAACGCATCCGACTCGAACTCGTATGGTGACGTCCAAGAATTTCCCTCCACTCGTACACGCCGACGTGTAGAAATCGAATCATTGACGCCATCATGTCCGAATGTTGTttacaagtttgtttttgtctgGATGTGAACAGGTGCAAACGTCGGCGTCGGTGGCGGCCGGAACGGATCACGTCAACCCCAACTTGCGGGCCCGTCGCCAGGTATAATCGTCACCtgaatgaaattaatgaaTGAATCATAAATCATTATTAATTCGACGCACAGGTGGTGTCGATGCTGGGCACGGtggtcgtcttcttcttcatctgccTCTTGCCCTTCAAGATCTTCACGTTGTGGTTCATCCTGACGTCGGACGAGGACATCCAGATGATGGGACCCGAGACGTACTACCACGTGCTCAACTTTTGTCGAGTCATGTTCTACCTCAATTCCGCCATCAATCCCATCCTCTACAACGTCATGTCATCCAAATTCCGGACGGCCTTCCTCAAAGCCCTTGGCTTCACGTGGGCCGGCCGGCGCAAGCGGCTCCTGCGCCACCTCAGCCGCCAGAGCACCttcaacaccaccaccacgtccGGCACGGCCTCACACTCggccaccaccagcaacagTGAGCACCAGCTCATCAAGCGGATGACCAAGGAGGATCTCCTGGCGGCCGCCAACAGTCCCCGACCCGTCCTGCAAAAGTACGGACGCCAGGGCAGTTGCACCGCCGCCAACCGGGCGTCCAGCAAACCTCTGCTGACGGCCACTCTCTCGACCACGTCCCACACCAGCGTCGTCAATCCGACCGAATCCTCGTCGTCTGCACACCACACAGACAGTCACGTCTGAAACGCCAACCCAACCCCCAAACCCGTGAATCAATCCGaggaaacgaacaaaaaacaaacccaaCTGATGgatctcatcttttttttgaaaaaaaggcaatttcGCGCCACCAACCAAGTAAAAAGCAAATCACTGACACAAATCTCCGTGCACAATTTTTCCGACATTCTGATTCttcatttcgaaattttcacctttcttcttcttcttttcggctGCAAATTGAATTCGAAATGCCGGGGCGTCGTCGTCCGTATGTCCTTGTGTACCTCATCCATTAATCCTTCTACCCTCATCAGGACATTGCGACTCTCGTGACTTGACTATCATCATATCTCCTTGTCTCTTTGTATGTTTATCTAATCCGATATGATGccgtttatttttccaaactcttttcttcattttcttcatattttttggaCTGGATTAATTGGTTGGATTCAACGGTCAAGTCAATCAATCCAGGCTggtgtttgttatttttggttttcagttTCGTCGtcgcaaacaaaacaaactatTACGGTATGCATTCTTCAACGTCATATAACATTACCTTATCCTCTTATCTGCATCCCATTCATTGACAAACATTTATATACAAACGATCATCGTAATGGCCAGTAACTTGTCTGAATTTCAAAAGAGACAAATGACTGAACAGTGCGTTGAAACTGTGATGACGCCtgagaacaaaacaaaaattggacgCGTTAAATGATACACCGTAATACGATGCTATAGAAATCTCTATTTAACACTTTTATTTATCCCCCTTTCACGATTACGTGTCTTATTACGTCATTTCCCGAATTTGTTAATCAATTGTTTCAACCTCTTCTCCTCCGCTCGTTCGTTCAATGTTTCAACACCTTATACAATCAAATATATATGAATTCCGATCGCGCTCATAGTCGACTTGTGGCTTTGACTCTCGTCGTGACTTCCAGCCGGCGGCAGGTGAGAGAGGTGGCGGATGTCGTcgctttattttttggtaatGCGACAACGACcgtcattatttttcttttctttttttggttgaatttgtagttttctgatttatttcatcccggcttgttttgtttttgacaaaaattgttttttaattatcacaGTCACGAAAGCTGtaggagagagggagagagggAAATGTAGAGAGACggggattcttcttcttggagaAGAGACAAAACCGCAAAAATCCAAACaggtaaataaacaaaagtggGGTGGGGTATTATGGTCATCATCAACACTTCGGaaatgtatatgtatataataattaaatcgGTTGGGAAATGTTTGATAGGTCGTTgtgcttttttcttcgttggGCAGGACATCAagttattgaagaaaaacaacaaaaattaaaattaaaattaaaagggaaaagttgCAGCCAATGTGATGATATGTCGTTGTGGTCTAGCCGAGTAGATATTCCTTGTATCCGCGAATGCTCTTGATTTGCTTCTTGAGTAATTTGACGAATTCGGTCGGCTGGATGAGGATGGAAACGGCCTTGCCGACCGCGTTGAGCCGGTCTCTCGCCTCGCCTTCCTTGGAGCAAAGATTCAGTGGGCGGCCGTTGATCTCGGTCAACGTCCAAGAGCAGGGCATCGGGGACGAGGACGACGAGGCAGATGAAATGAGCGTTAACGGACTCAGGGCCATCGGTGGCACGCCTTGCTGGGCAGCTAATCCACCGGCCACCACTTCGCGGATCTCTGCACCGCCGCCCGCCTCGGTGAGGACGATGCCCAAACTTTGGCCCTCGGCCTCACGTCGCAGGTGGAACACCCGACCGAAAGGGATCCGGCGAACGATAAATTCAATCTGCAAACACAAATTGAAGACGAGAGAGTCAGTCAGTTATTGAGAGATAAACCGGAAGTCAAGAGATTGTCCTTTTATTACCTGGCCGGACGATTCATTTTTGATGAGTCGATTCACATCGACCGATGAGGAAACGTTGCAATGGCTGACGCGGATGATTTGATCGCCGATATGGAAAACGTTGTAAAGTAGCGGCTTCTCTTTCTGCCGCCATCCGGCCACCCTGCGAGAAATGACCCCAAACAGCCAAACAcccaaaatagaaaatcaaaaaacaGTTGAGACCAAAAATGAAAggccaaaaaaggggggaaataccAAACAGTGCCGAGGGCGTCGATCAAAGCTATCGTGTTGTGGCAGTCCCTCTTCTTAAGGATGATGCGGACGCCGGCTGGATGCTGCATCTCCATCCGCAGACGGGCCACTTGCCTCTCTTTCAGCGAATAGCCTGACTCCGGGCCACCTGGGCCGTGGTTGGCGTTGACGGGCTGGAGAGCCGCACCGTTGCCCGACGATTGGTGATTGGACGGAGTCGGCCGGAACAGGGGACTGCTGTGTCTCGTGCCCAGCGGGTGATGCGAACTAGTCGAAGGCTGCGGAGGAGATGAGACAAACATCGGCGGAGGCCTTGGCATGAGGACGAGTCCTCCATCTCTGCCCCCACGGCCAGGGGGTCCCGGTTGCAAAAGCAACGGAGGCGGAGGGATGGATCGCGGCATCTGAGGATGGAGATGCTGATGCTCTTGCCCGACGCTCATGGTCCGTCTCAGACCCTCGCGAGTTCGTTGGGCTTGTCCGTGGGCTCCAATGTTGTGATGTGTCAAAGGATGGTGGTGATGTGACGGCGTCCGCACGACCACCCCGTGATCGGCTggatgagctgctgctgctgctgctggtgggcCTGGAGGAAGCTCCGGTAGCTGCCGGCTACTCCGGTGATGGGTCGTTGTGGGAGTCGCAGGGGTAGCGAGAAGAGGgagagcagaagaagaagaagagctaaaTATGGCCTCGTAACTGTTTTCGACTTGGATGGCTTCGCGCAAGGAACTCGGCGCACTGGCGATTCGTACACGCGTCGAAAACATACTGGGCGTGGATGCTGGAACGGCACTGGGTTCGATGGCATGGAAGGTTGAATCATCCGAAATGTCTTCGTTGACAGAGATGACGGTGACGTGAGACTCGACTGCATCGCCGGTCACAGACTGCGACACTGTCGTCACCTGCGACTCGATTGTGTCGGCGTAAAGCACGtctggttgctgctgctgctgatcagAACGGATTGCATTCCGGCTGGCTGGCGGAAGTGGCAGAGGCGAATTGGGGTCTCTGGTGGACGAGAGGTTCGTCATGGGCGGAGGTTTGGCAGATTCTGGAAGGGGAGAGTAGAAATTCTCTTTTGGCTCGAGGACACCAATATCGCGAAGACGGTTCCTCAGAACGTCCACCCATTCGTTCATCTGTTCGCGAGTCGAAGCGCCCAGACGTAGGGCTGTGCACTCACGACAGGTGACCACAAACTCAAAGGTGTCACCCTGCAAAGCGATGGAATGGGAGACATGCATGCACTGAGCCAGCGATGTGGCCCAAATAGGTTGGTGCATTGGAGTGGCTTTGGGTTCGATGTAAAACTCCAGGAATGGCTGGACATCATCGTGGATGCAGAAGAGGGCCCACAGACGTTCATACTTTTTGCCAAAGATGACTCCTCTCCTCTCGCCTGGGAATGATACACCCTTGAGCCAGCCCGCTTTGTAGACTTCTCTCACCGAGAAGGGTGGAATGTTCTGTTGAGCTAGAGGACTCGATTCCCCATTGCTGTTTGCCATTATCCTAAGGGATACACAAAAACATTGGTAAGGTTACACTGCTCCTTAAGCAAGTTGGTTCTTGTTGCTGCTTAAAAGACAACCGATAACCTGATTACGATAAAATGAGGGTAGTCACGTCGTCGTATGCGTCACTCACATCcaaacaacaaataacaacaataacaaagcTGAAAAGCCAAACCGGGTATACCTACTGAATCTGTCCAAGACCCACAAGTGAAGATGCCTCACAGAACAATGTCAAACAACGGCATGATTGTAAAA
Proteins encoded in this window:
- the LOC124208867 gene encoding growth hormone secretagogue receptor type 1-like isoform X1, giving the protein MAAEWKLWMMTTTVLPLPLVSSSSSASHPPTPPLLLPSTYPPDDYLLSASYNNSNNHTTWSYYGGGVNSSSSWLATATTLLMSTTTTSGVDSMESSSSEEEDERFPAYVSLLMMLSCGLILVVGLVGNCLVPVVIWNNRDLRNSTNLFLLNLSLADILVLCVSMPTVLVEIYERRDTWIFGKVMCKLVPFVELTVAHASVLTILAISFERYYVITRPLRAGYTCTRMRALFIILAIWVLGCITSSPMLFLANYLEADENTAGSSAGCVTQANTFWSVFYYIAAICLFFLLPLIVLVLIYSVIARHLVADPCTASNHRIQVQTSASVAAGTDHVNPNLRARRQVVSMLGTVVVFFFICLLPFKIFTLWFILTSDEDIQMMGPETYYHVLNFCRVMFYLNSAINPILYNVMSSKFRTAFLKALGFTWAGRRKRLLRHLSRQSTFNTTTTSGTASHSATTSNSEHQLIKRMTKEDLLAAANSPRPVLQKYGRQGSCTAANRASSKPLLTATLSTTSHTSVVNPTESSSSAHHTDSHV
- the LOC124208865 gene encoding uncharacterized protein LOC124208865 isoform X2, producing MANSNGESSPLAQQNIPPFSVREVYKAGWLKGVSFPGERRGVIFGKKYERLWALFCIHDDVQPFLEFYIEPKATPMHQPIWATSLAQCMHVSHSIALQGDTFEFVVTCRECTALRLGASTREQMNEWVDVLRNRLRDIGVLEPKENFYSPLPESAKPPPMTNLSSTRDPNSPLPLPPASRNAIRSDQQQQQPDVLYADTIESQVTTVSQSVTGDAVESHVTVISVNEDISDDSTFHAIEPSAVPASTPSMFSTRVRIASAPSSLREAIQVENSYEAIFSSSSSSALPLLATPATPTTTHHRSSRQLPELPPGPPAAAAAAHPADHGVVVRTPSHHHHPLTHHNIGAHGQAQRTREGLRRTMSVGQEHQHLHPQMPRSIPPPPLLLQPGPPGRGGRDGGLVLMPRPPPMFVSSPPQPSTSSHHPLGTRHSSPLFRPTPSNHQSSGNGAALQPVNANHGPGGPESGYSLKERQVARLRMEMQHPAGVRIILKKRDCHNTIALIDALGTVWVAGWRQKEKPLLYNVFHIGDQIIRVSHCNVSSSVDVNRLIKNESSGQIEFIVRRIPFGRVFHLRREAEGQSLGIVLTEAGGGAEIREVVAGGLAAQQGVPPMALSPLTLISSASSSSSPMPCSWTLTEINGRPLNLCSKEGEARDRLNAVGKAVSILIQPTEFVKLLKKQIKSIRGYKEYLLG
- the LOC124208865 gene encoding uncharacterized protein LOC124208865 isoform X1 — translated: MAKIVCKKESRSTKNRVVWFPNKKKRNSGCRVTTYGNRIVLQSCRCLTLFCEASSLVGLGQIQIMANSNGESSPLAQQNIPPFSVREVYKAGWLKGVSFPGERRGVIFGKKYERLWALFCIHDDVQPFLEFYIEPKATPMHQPIWATSLAQCMHVSHSIALQGDTFEFVVTCRECTALRLGASTREQMNEWVDVLRNRLRDIGVLEPKENFYSPLPESAKPPPMTNLSSTRDPNSPLPLPPASRNAIRSDQQQQQPDVLYADTIESQVTTVSQSVTGDAVESHVTVISVNEDISDDSTFHAIEPSAVPASTPSMFSTRVRIASAPSSLREAIQVENSYEAIFSSSSSSALPLLATPATPTTTHHRSSRQLPELPPGPPAAAAAAHPADHGVVVRTPSHHHHPLTHHNIGAHGQAQRTREGLRRTMSVGQEHQHLHPQMPRSIPPPPLLLQPGPPGRGGRDGGLVLMPRPPPMFVSSPPQPSTSSHHPLGTRHSSPLFRPTPSNHQSSGNGAALQPVNANHGPGGPESGYSLKERQVARLRMEMQHPAGVRIILKKRDCHNTIALIDALGTVWVAGWRQKEKPLLYNVFHIGDQIIRVSHCNVSSSVDVNRLIKNESSGQIEFIVRRIPFGRVFHLRREAEGQSLGIVLTEAGGGAEIREVVAGGLAAQQGVPPMALSPLTLISSASSSSSPMPCSWTLTEINGRPLNLCSKEGEARDRLNAVGKAVSILIQPTEFVKLLKKQIKSIRGYKEYLLG